A part of Brienomyrus brachyistius isolate T26 unplaced genomic scaffold, BBRACH_0.4 scaffold65, whole genome shotgun sequence genomic DNA contains:
- the LOC125725344 gene encoding uncharacterized protein LOC125725344, which yields MVHTGVLAGLLLLSLFSSVVSADEGDLNALPKIIRFFETRYKPSEQTSSGEGAQYAVAINVPAGQCGASFEEKEFLRGEITNNVKNDLETWKLYTGKQMVAARPKGTGSSAVHSERALLICDSSQAVAPVQNLLNTGDRNGCVVFYTYNSPCLDYCLNQGKDDNEQNRERVQKKRGNTNVQPAVKKCILDSLSILTNHPGPKAFVFSQVYRKDKEKAELLASALKVVAEKVPLYKCNTNSCIKCLDNNNKINSQCLS from the exons ATG GTGCATACAGGTGTGCTGGCTGGACTCCTCCTGCTCTCCCTGTTCTCCTCTGTGGTATCAGCAGACGAGGGGGATCTGAACGCTCTCCCTAAAATCATCCGATTCTTTGAGACCAG ATATAAACCATCTGAACAGACCAGCAGCGGTGAAGGTGCCCAGTATGCTGTGGCCATCAACGTCCCAGCAGGACAGTGTGGGGCCAGTTTCGAAGAGAAAGAGTTCCTTAGAGGAGAGATCACAAATAATGTCAAGAATGACCTTGAGACATGGAAACTTTACACGGGAAAACAGATGGTCGCTGCCAGACCAAAGGGCACTGGCTCCTCAGCCGTCCACTCAGAGCGTGCCTTGCTCATCTGTGATAGCAGCCAAGCTGTCGCTCCTGTGCAAAACCTGCTGAACACAGGGGACAGAAATGGCTGTGTGGTGTTCTACACCTACAACTCTCCATGTCTGGACTACTGCCTGAACCAAGGAAAGGACGACAACGAACAGAACCGGGAGAGAGtccagaaaaagagaggaaataCTAATGTCCAGCCCGCTGTGAAGAAGTGCATCCTGGACTCTCTCAGTATACTGACCAATCACCCCGGTCCCAAGGCCTTTGTGTTCAGTCAGGTCTAtaggaaagacaaagaaaaggcCGAGCTGTTGGCCTCTGCCCTGAAGGTGGTTGCAGAGAAGGTCCCCCTCTACAAATGTAACACCAACTCCTGTATCAAGTGCCTGGATAACAATAACAAGATCAACAGTCAATGCCTGTCCTAA